A genome region from Terriglobales bacterium includes the following:
- a CDS encoding D-2-hydroxyacid dehydrogenase produces MKVIIALSHPFELWNAPPWLAERLRRDFPRAEFRDLGGYEGLDREISDAEVLFGWSLRPQQLQAARKLRWVHSPAAAVHQLIFPEMVASSVVLTNAREVHGPVVAEHAIALVLALAKRLPSAMRSQQRGAWGQQAMWEERPRPREVQGATLGLIGLGSIGREVAKRAKALGMRVAAVREHPEKGSEGVDVVYGPADLNRMLAEADYVVIAAPITNATQSMFDAAQLAQMKPDAYLINVSRGQLVDEGALADVLRQKKIAGAALDVFSVEPLPQDSPLWGLDNLLITPHTAAVTEKLWERHYALMRENLRRYLAGEALLGVVDKKKGY; encoded by the coding sequence ATGAAGGTCATCATCGCCCTCAGCCATCCCTTCGAACTCTGGAATGCGCCGCCGTGGCTGGCGGAGCGCTTGCGCCGTGATTTTCCCCGCGCGGAGTTCCGTGACCTGGGCGGATATGAGGGGCTGGATCGAGAGATCTCCGACGCCGAGGTGCTGTTTGGCTGGTCGCTACGCCCGCAGCAGTTGCAGGCGGCGCGCAAGCTGCGCTGGGTCCATTCTCCCGCGGCCGCTGTCCACCAGTTGATATTTCCGGAGATGGTGGCGAGCAGCGTGGTCCTCACCAACGCCCGGGAAGTGCACGGGCCGGTGGTCGCCGAGCACGCCATCGCGCTGGTGCTGGCGCTGGCCAAGCGCCTGCCTTCCGCCATGCGCAGCCAGCAGCGGGGCGCCTGGGGCCAGCAGGCGATGTGGGAGGAGCGTCCCCGGCCGCGCGAGGTGCAGGGCGCCACGCTGGGGTTGATCGGACTGGGCAGCATCGGGCGCGAGGTCGCAAAGCGAGCCAAGGCGCTGGGCATGCGCGTGGCCGCCGTGCGCGAGCATCCGGAGAAGGGAAGCGAGGGCGTCGATGTGGTTTACGGTCCGGCCGATCTCAACCGGATGCTGGCGGAAGCTGACTATGTGGTGATTGCGGCGCCCATCACCAACGCCACGCAGTCCATGTTCGATGCGGCGCAGCTGGCGCAGATGAAACCGGACGCTTACCTGATCAACGTCAGCCGCGGACAGTTAGTGGACGAAGGCGCTCTGGCGGATGTTTTGCGCCAGAAGAAGATCGCGGGTGCGGCGCTGGACGTGTTCTCCGTCGAACCCCTGCCGCAGGATTCACCGCTCTGGGGGCTGGACAACCTGCTGATCACGCCGCACACCGCGGCGGTCACGGAAAAACTCTGGGAGCGGCACTACGCGCTCATGCGCGAGAACCTGCGCCGCTACCTGGCGGGAGAAGCGCTTCTCGGCGTGGTGGACAAGAAGAAGGGATACTGA
- the hemA gene encoding glutamyl-tRNA reductase has translation MKFQLIGVNHRSAPVAVRERLAVPESRLPEAMRRLSVHPGVDEGLVLSTCNRVELLTRCTNGRADLRSFLADFFQVDPAAYEPHLYEYEDLDAVRHVFRVAASLDSMVVGEPQVLGQVKESYALARAVGSVHSHLDALMTRAFAVAKRVRTETAVGSSSVSVASAAVELAGKIFGSLEGKRVYLVGAGKMSELAARHLKAQGADAIFVANRTHERALEMAERIGGQAMLFEQLYDTADRADIIITSTGAPHHIFRREHGELFLARRKNRPMFFIDIAVPRDVDPEMNKLDGIFVYDIDDLGAVVSSHLEGRRREAERAESIIEAEVARFHARLETLQVVPTIVSLQDHLETIRQAEIDRVRGRLGKLTAEQESAIETMTRGIVNKVLHTPVTTLKSAAGQPEATTLIDVVRRLFNLRDQGPKA, from the coding sequence ATGAAGTTCCAGCTCATCGGCGTCAACCATCGCAGCGCGCCTGTGGCGGTGCGGGAACGGCTGGCGGTGCCGGAATCGCGCCTGCCGGAGGCCATGCGCCGCCTCTCTGTGCATCCCGGCGTGGATGAAGGCCTGGTGCTCTCGACCTGCAACCGCGTCGAACTCCTTACGCGTTGCACCAACGGGCGCGCCGACCTGCGGAGTTTTCTCGCCGACTTTTTTCAGGTCGACCCCGCTGCCTACGAACCTCACCTCTACGAGTATGAGGACCTGGATGCAGTGCGCCACGTCTTTCGCGTCGCGGCCAGCCTGGACTCCATGGTGGTGGGCGAACCCCAGGTGCTGGGACAGGTGAAAGAGTCCTACGCGCTGGCCCGCGCCGTGGGCTCCGTCCACTCGCATCTCGACGCGCTCATGACCCGCGCCTTCGCCGTGGCCAAACGCGTGCGTACCGAGACCGCCGTGGGCAGTTCCTCGGTGTCCGTGGCCTCGGCCGCGGTTGAGCTGGCCGGGAAGATCTTCGGCAGCCTCGAGGGCAAGCGCGTCTATCTGGTGGGCGCGGGCAAGATGAGCGAACTCGCGGCCCGCCACCTGAAAGCGCAGGGCGCCGACGCCATCTTTGTGGCCAACCGCACCCACGAGCGCGCGCTGGAGATGGCCGAACGCATCGGCGGCCAGGCCATGCTCTTCGAGCAGCTCTACGACACCGCCGACCGCGCTGACATCATCATCACCTCCACCGGCGCGCCCCACCACATCTTCCGCCGCGAGCATGGCGAGTTGTTCCTGGCGCGGCGCAAGAACCGCCCCATGTTCTTCATCGACATCGCGGTGCCCCGCGACGTCGATCCGGAAATGAACAAGCTGGACGGCATCTTCGTCTACGACATTGACGACCTGGGGGCCGTCGTTTCCTCGCACCTCGAAGGACGGCGCCGCGAGGCCGAGCGCGCCGAGAGCATCATCGAGGCCGAGGTGGCGCGGTTCCACGCCCGCCTGGAAACGCTTCAGGTCGTGCCCACCATCGTCTCCCTGCAGGACCACCTGGAAACCATCCGCCAGGCGGAGATCGACCGCGTACGCGGCCGCCTGGGCAAGCTCACCGCCGAGCAGGAAAGCGCTATCGAGACCATGACCCGCGGCATCGTCAACAAGGTGCTGCACACCCCTGTGACTACCTTGAAAAGCGCCGCCGGTCAGCCCGAGGCCACGACGTTGATTGACGTAGTACGGCGGCTGTTCAACCTGCGGGACCAGGGCCCCAAGGCCTGA
- the ccsA gene encoding cytochrome c biogenesis protein CcsA codes for MPLLWLRVALVFYGFGLLYALLTLTGRGRALARLTVPAVAAGVVFHFVSLAEAAMATGQLTPISLYHSESLLAFLVMVFFLVVYWRYQTTAPGIFVFPLAFLLTFSSAIGQQPPEFASPLMRSGWIVTHIGLIFTGYAALFLSFAASLLYLLQESRLKAKRTHGVLARLPALEVIDEIGYRSLLLGFPFMTLGLLAGSVVAAQQFGPSYLLDPKVLLSLVMWALYMVLLYTRWSAGWRGRRAAFLSTVAFVVAVGAWAANYFSEVHRFTP; via the coding sequence ATGCCTCTCCTCTGGCTGCGAGTCGCGCTGGTTTTCTACGGCTTTGGCCTGCTCTACGCCCTGCTGACGCTGACGGGCCGGGGCCGTGCTCTGGCCCGGCTTACCGTTCCTGCCGTGGCCGCGGGCGTGGTATTCCATTTCGTCTCCCTGGCCGAAGCGGCGATGGCCACCGGCCAACTGACGCCGATCTCGCTCTATCACTCGGAATCGCTCCTGGCCTTCCTGGTGATGGTCTTTTTCCTGGTTGTCTATTGGCGATACCAGACCACCGCTCCCGGCATCTTCGTCTTCCCCCTCGCGTTCCTGCTGACGTTCTCGTCTGCTATCGGACAGCAACCGCCGGAGTTCGCATCGCCGCTCATGCGCAGCGGCTGGATCGTTACCCATATCGGCCTGATCTTCACCGGATACGCGGCGCTGTTCCTGAGCTTCGCGGCCAGCCTGCTGTACCTGCTGCAGGAAAGCAGACTGAAGGCCAAGCGGACCCACGGCGTCCTGGCGCGCCTGCCCGCCCTGGAGGTTATCGACGAGATCGGCTACCGCTCCCTGCTGCTCGGTTTTCCCTTCATGACTCTGGGCCTGCTGGCGGGCTCGGTGGTGGCGGCGCAGCAGTTCGGCCCGTCGTACCTGCTGGATCCCAAGGTCCTGCTGTCGCTGGTGATGTGGGCGCTCTACATGGTCCTGCTCTACACGCGCTGGAGCGCCGGCTGGCGCGGGCGGCGGGCGGCGTTCCTGTCTACCGTGGCCTTCGTGGTGGCCGTGGGAGCCTGGGCTGCCAATTACTTCAGCGAGGTGCACCGCTTCACGCCATGA